One window from the genome of Candidatus Binatia bacterium encodes:
- the otsB gene encoding trehalose-phosphatase: protein MSELLAGQPREQLLTHLAEARGLFCFVDYDGTLAPIAPRPELALPEAGATQVVQALAALPKVHLAIVSGRRADEVRQLLPASGAYYVGVHGAEVVDPTGEKLFLEEPSQIQHWLERARELLEPAIKNSEGVWIEDKIFALACHTRLASENSRHRAERAVRSVYERLRLEGAPLQLVEGKRVLEFRSKHVNKGRAVLWLWQSRAPDFVPLYAGDDATDEDAFSALAGQGVTIRVGAESVVTRAHYRIATPKDLVAFLRDLWFARKARPSS, encoded by the coding sequence GTGAGCGAGCTCTTGGCCGGGCAACCGCGTGAGCAACTGCTCACCCATCTCGCCGAGGCCCGCGGCTTGTTTTGCTTTGTCGATTACGACGGCACGCTGGCCCCAATTGCACCGCGGCCCGAACTTGCGTTGCCAGAAGCGGGCGCCACGCAGGTCGTGCAAGCTCTCGCTGCCCTCCCTAAGGTGCACCTGGCCATTGTCAGCGGCCGCCGAGCCGACGAGGTGCGACAACTTCTGCCAGCGTCAGGGGCCTACTACGTCGGTGTGCACGGCGCTGAGGTCGTCGACCCAACAGGAGAAAAGCTGTTCTTGGAGGAGCCGAGCCAAATCCAGCATTGGCTCGAGCGTGCGCGCGAACTTCTCGAGCCTGCCATCAAGAATTCCGAAGGCGTTTGGATCGAAGATAAGATATTCGCCCTGGCCTGCCATACACGCCTTGCTTCGGAGAACTCTCGACACCGCGCTGAGCGGGCAGTGCGCTCCGTCTACGAGCGGCTTCGACTCGAGGGTGCTCCCTTGCAGCTTGTCGAAGGCAAGCGTGTGTTGGAGTTCCGTTCCAAACACGTAAACAAAGGACGCGCCGTGCTGTGGTTGTGGCAGTCGCGCGCGCCCGACTTCGTGCCGCTCTATGCTGGGGACGACGCGACCGATGAGGACGCGTTCAGTGCACTTGCAGGGCAAGGTGTGACCATTCGTGTCGGTGCGGAATCCGTTGTCACCCGAGCGCACTATCGGATCGCAACACCAAAGGACCTCGTCGCCTTCCTGCGGGATCTCTGGTTCGCTCGAAAAGCCCGCCCTTCGAGCTGA